A genomic window from Phycisphaerae bacterium includes:
- a CDS encoding type II secretion system F family protein translates to MTDAIDRGKDAHRPSSSLRRPVKQADDGLNRGGAGRTEWLNRAIGGVSRKSLMLFSRQLSTLLNSGVPIVRSLRVLERQQRPGAFRDVVSKVAERVARGSSLAEALAEHPRAFDRTYVQMVAAGEASGSLEIILKRLAEHIENNVRIRRKVITASIYPASVLLIAILVLIFMLVVVVPRFVSLYDEFDAELPAATRTVMGLSHWMLHGVPPGLVVLALIPICLFVLIVLMRRSQPGAYLLDLFRLKLPVFGGIARKGAMARTARTLATLVSSGVPILEALRITRDAAGNRVFASALDDVHEEVRHGSGLAEPMLRTRVIDSFVVDMVQIGEETGELDQMLNKVADNYEEDVEMLTAALLSLFKPVMIIIVALIVGSIILAMALPYAGIIEQMGR, encoded by the coding sequence AACCGCGCCATCGGCGGGGTCTCCAGGAAGAGCCTCATGCTCTTCTCCCGCCAGCTTTCCACGCTGCTGAACTCGGGTGTGCCGATCGTCCGCTCGCTACGGGTCCTGGAGCGTCAGCAGCGGCCGGGCGCCTTTCGCGACGTGGTCTCCAAGGTCGCCGAGCGGGTCGCCCGCGGTTCGTCGCTGGCCGAGGCCCTGGCTGAGCATCCGCGGGCGTTCGACCGCACCTACGTGCAGATGGTCGCCGCGGGCGAGGCCAGTGGATCGCTCGAGATCATTCTCAAACGCCTGGCCGAGCACATCGAGAACAACGTGCGGATCCGCCGCAAGGTCATCACGGCGTCGATCTACCCCGCTTCGGTGCTGTTGATCGCCATCCTGGTTCTGATCTTTATGCTCGTGGTCGTCGTGCCGCGGTTTGTCAGCCTCTACGACGAATTCGACGCGGAACTGCCGGCGGCGACCCGCACCGTCATGGGCCTAAGCCACTGGATGCTCCACGGCGTGCCGCCCGGCCTGGTGGTCCTGGCACTGATCCCGATCTGCCTGTTCGTGCTGATCGTCCTGATGCGCCGCAGCCAACCGGGGGCCTACCTGCTGGACCTCTTCCGCCTCAAGCTCCCGGTCTTCGGCGGGATCGCCCGAAAGGGGGCCATGGCCCGAACCGCCCGCACCCTGGCCACGCTGGTCAGTTCGGGCGTGCCGATCCTCGAAGCCCTGCGCATCACCCGCGACGCCGCCGGCAATCGCGTCTTCGCCTCCGCCCTCGACGACGTCCACGAAGAGGTTCGCCACGGCAGCGGTTTGGCCGAACCAATGCTCCGTACGCGTGTCATTGATTCTTTTGTAGTGGATATGGTACAGATCGGCGAAGAGACGGGCGAATTGGACCAGATGCTTAACAAAGTAGCTGATAATTATGAAGAGGATGTGGAGATGCTGACCGCTGCGCTGCTGAGCCTCTTCAAACCGGTGATGATCATCATCGTGGCCCTGATCGTCGGGTCGATCATTCTGGCCATGGCCTTGCCGTATGCCGGTATAATAGAGCAGATGGGGCGGTAG